TTTAAATGTATGGTTTATTTCATACTCTGGCATGAATTTAATATTCTTATACTCTCAATCATGTGAAATTGGtggccctttaaaaaaaaatctgttatgAATTCAATCTCCAGGTCTATACCAATTAGCAGGGATGTTGCTAGGTCACCACGGTCAATTTGAAGGCTGCATCAATAGAACTTGaaacatatatattttctttttgcTCCTGGTCAGGTGCTCTGACATATTTAGACTGAGTAAATGGGTAGGACAAATGCAGGCCTAAAGCCCAAATTTTCCAGCATGGCAAATGTGTTTTGTAGCTGTCAATTAGGAGGAAAGACTGAACTTTCTTTGGAATTCAATACAAAATCTGATTTGTTTATTTGagtagggccgggacgataccaggaTCGCGACACGGAAACAACACAAAGTGGATTTAACTTTTGTTGGAAACCAAcgttatgttgtcatccagtcaCATGTATTTGTTTTCCAAACTATGGAACAccatattttacatacagtaggtttttaaaggaccaaagattTTAGTCTTCGTGTTTTAATTTTTGCCATTgaaaaaatattgcgatactggtatctcTCCGGCCCTAATCATTAGCTAGATGTTTTAACTTCATGTTGAACTAATCTGCATCGTTTTAGAATCAAAGGCAAATTGGCAGTGATGTAGTTTTAGTAATCTTCTACAACATGGCAGTTAAGAACCCGAATTGCAATGTAGGAATACAGTCCATAAATTTTAAAATCCAAAATGACAATTAATTGTAATGTTTGTTCCCCCACAggcagcagtatagtagtagtggtggtgggcaCGGCTGGGACCGGTCGATGCAGTCCCAGGGAGCTGCCTACCAGCAGAACTTGCAGAGAGGAGGCCATGGAGGGGGGCAGGGTCAGGGTGGCTACCACCAGCAACGTGGTCAGGATGACCGTAGAGGAGACCGCAGAGACGACCGTGGAGGACAACCGGTAACTACATGACTTTGACCATGTCCACCTGACAAGGAGGACACCTCCAGATAATTTATGCATACTATACTCCACTAATGTCTGCCGTCTTTGCTCTTTATGCTTTTATTTACTGTGCAGCCCTTCTGACCGGTTTGGTCCTTTCTGTGTTTTACAGGGATACAGCTCTGGACGGAGTTACCCCTTGCCACCCCCAGCAAGAAGATACAATTGGAGTTAAATTTAGACTTAGCTGGGCAGAAGAAGGcgaatatgattttttttttttttcgctATATTTGTCTTTCAGGCTGTTTTACTTATAAGATGTTTTCTTTTAATAATACCGATAATGTTCTTATGTACTGAATTTTTAAGAATAATGCCTGTACAACTTGTGAAATACAAGTTAGTCAAGACAATTGTGTCATTGTCAGTTTGTTTGTAAAGTTGATATTGACCCCTCTAATTTAGATTACCTTCATATTTTATTTCAATTTTTCATAAATAGCCAAATTTAAACTATTCAGCTATTTGCATCACAAACCTTACATTTTTCAAATCATATTCCTCTATCAATTCTCACAATCGCCATAAGCTTTCTGATGTGAAGCATTCATTGAAAAATGTAAACTAAATATTCCTAAATCATGAACATGGCAAATCTTTAGACAATGGTTTAATTAttttcgattttttttttttttttgtcaattcaAAATTCCTTAGCGGTTGCTAAGCTCCATAGCGGCTTTGTTTGAGACATAATTACATAGCCTAATCAAAAAACATATTTCATTTCCTACCGGTTTTAATAAATCAGTCTTTCCCAGTTTCACAGGTACAGAAGTAACTTTATGGTCCTCTAAATATATTTAATGTCTCCATTCAGTGCCCCTTTATTTAATGCGGACCCTATTATTATAAAGTAGGCAAATTTATCACTAATAGTTAGCATTTTTGCTTGCTTATAtttcaaatgttcaaatcaaaGAGCCCACGAATAACAAATTATATTTATTGAAAATTTGAAAAAACAATTGAGCTCAGTTGTTACAGTGGTTTGGAAATTCTCGCCTTTCATCTTTGTCTTACATTGTTTGCCCAAATCAGTCGCAGTCCAATTTTAAATATCCTGCAAATAGTCTTGCATTTTAGGACTTTATCATGCTATAGACTACGTGCTTAAATATGTTTACTTAACCAGGCCTGCTTGTAACGGCAATTAATATTggaatttatattttttgactCTTTCGTTCAATAATTGGGTGATAAGAACTAATAACAAATGTAATTGCATTAGGCCAACGTCTTCATCAAAATTGATATGCTTACATGTCAAGCGATTTATTGTTAGTTAAACTGGATTGTGATTTGTTTATATGTATGCTATGCATCAATCACATTTGTAATTTACAAAAAATTATCGAACAAATGTTTCGTTTAAAAACAATCACTGTCACATGAAATGTGTTAACTATATATACAGTTCAGGTTCATTAATCGAAATATTACAATACTTTGGCCTGATACCCTCAATGTGTCCTTTTAAAGAATTTAATTCCAACAAATAAAACTTCACTCCCTTAACACCGTCACCGAGTGCTTGGAGTCTAATTTTTATCAAATACTCTTCATCAAAGGTAAAACACGCACGGTCGACTTTCTTAAAAATAGGTGGTCTATGCACCTCTCAAATGTCAAGGAAGTATGGTGCTTCTGTTGTCCATGTCACCAACGACCACTGTCCTTCCCGATGTTTTTGTTCGTCTTAAAATCCACTTGACGTGTTCTCCAGAATGAAAATATAAAATGGCAGGTTTCTCCCTTTTACCAAGTTCTGCCATAAAGCAGGTTTGAACTGACCATGTTATTGGTGTACTCGATGAGACCCGCGTCAGTCTGAGACATGTTTATCTGGCTGTGTAGAATAGGGGAACTGGGGGACATTTCCTCCAGTTCTTCGGATGATAACGGATTATTCACCTGCTGGTTATGGTGATTGACCACCGCACTGCCCGATGCCGTCATCGCACCACCGGACACGTTCTGCTGCTGCTGCACCTGCTGATGCCCAGACGTCGGTATGCTTGACCCGTTCTGGCAGGGTTTGCCATCCTTCACGAGAACCGGGACTGCTACCCGCCTCGGTGACTGTTGCTGTGGGCACACACTGCCGTTCTCCTGTTGAATCTGCTGGTTCGCTTTGTCCTTTGCTTGGCGTTTCATTTTGTACCTGTGGTTCTGAAACCAAATTTTTACCTGGGTCGGCGTCAGGTGGATCATGCTTGCCAGGTGTTCTCTCTCGGGTGCCGACAGGTATTTCTGCTGCTTAAAGCGCCTCTCCAGCTCGTACACCTGGGCCTGAGAGAACAGCACCCGTCGTTTTCTCCTGGGCGCAGAGTGTAAGGTGACCATGGATTTGGTAGGATCCATCCCTGCCAACGTCCCCATCCCGGTCATGTTCATCCCAGTGGAAGCCCCCATGAATCTAGAAACTTTAATGGCACAGAGTTAAATAAATGAATATTAGACACCGGTTAGAATTATTTGAATTGAATCGTGGTGCGCAATGCAATTATCCACCATTTCAAGTTGTGGTTTACATTTAAGTTATTCAAAACGAATTGCATTTCTTAAAAGTAACATCATAGGCTACTTGTTCAACTTACTTGTTGGGTAGCGGGGTTCGGTGTTTGCGCTATACCATGCAGTTGCTGCTGCGCCGTTTCTCATTGTGTCTTGGTAAGACGGGAGGTCTCCCATATTCCCGATGCTCCCATTACAGTAGCCTCCTATGGCACTGGAAAATTGAGAGACGCTGTGTGGCATGTGATAGGTGCTCGCCACCCCGGTGTTATGGCACATGGAGTGCTGCTGGATGCCTGGTTGAGACACCTGAGTTTGTCGGTATGCGCCCAGCGAAGACGCGAGGTTCCCTGTACTGTCCATGCCTCCAAACTTTCTGTAGGTCTCCTCGATCGGGCTTAAAATATCTGTCACTGAGAAAGGAGTTGAGTGCTTTGGGCTCAAGGACATGGTTTAGCCCGCAGGTGAATTTGGCTGAACGCGGAACAAGTCCGACCGTAGTGTCTCTATTGCAGGACACCTACAAGAGTACTTGTGAGTCCGTCTGAGATTTCTAATGGGTCGCcttggagaaggaggggagcctTGGGCGCTCTTGTCTTGACTCTAGCCAGGCGCCAGGTTTACGACAAACACGAGGGGCGGAGCAACGAGCCAAACAAGCCAACAATGGGCATTGACATTTTAACCGGGTAATTTAGGAACATTTTACTTTTGAGTTAAGATAAGCAAGATGCCATTTTAGATGGTTTAAACGTCAGCTTAATAAATACCTGTGATATGGAACTAATTcgaaaagtatatattttttgattcTTTGGTCGGATTTCAAGTGAGGCAATGGGCTATAGTTTAGGTGCATTCGGGTAAAGCTGTTGCTCCAGCCCAAAAATAAAATAGCAACCTTTTTCTAAACTCGAGAGCTCTTCGAACAGACACGAGAGACCGAATCAGAGACCGAATCAGGCACCACAATGAAGACTTTCTTTCACCATCCAACCTGTCACATTCTGCTCATTTTGCGTTTAAGGGTGTGATTATATTTATTTTTCCAATTACAAATTGGTAGGCTTGCATTACCCCATACAATAACGATCATAAAAATTATATAATTTTTGCTTCTTTACTAAATGTAATCAGACAATACAATGGATTAGTATTAAAATAATACTTTATTCAAATCATATTTAGATGTGAAAATAACCAACCCCATGTTATTAATCGCGTTTAATGGGTCACTCATTGGAAGACAAAAATTCCACTTTTGCTTACTTGTGCAGTAATCCTGGTACTTTCCAATTAGGCCTACTTAATTGTGGACATGGGAACGGATAGAGTAGCCTATGGCACAATGTCCTACACCGCAAAGATGGCATGGATTCAAATCAATGTTCAGTCCTTGATGTGAACGAGATTCATCAAAGACAATTAAATGTGTATTAAGTCCTTAtctattttaaaataaaaaagatGGATCACCAGTAGCATGCTAATTGAGTTAATAACTCATTGTTGCCATTTACTTTGATCTATAATGGTCATTTATCTCTGGTAGACCACCGGACAAaggctggttgaatcaacgttgcttCCATGTCAtttaaacaacaaaatgtgtgtgACCTTGAATGAAGATGGAGAAGTTATTGGACTTCTAAAAAGTTGTCAACATAAGcgaatatttattttttaccgaacttttaacctaaatccaatgacatggtgacattttgttgatttcacattgaattaaTATAAGTTGACAGCTCAACCAAAAACGGTCTttaaactgacgtctgtgcccagtgagaAACGAGTTCACCTGCTCATCCAATGCTTCAGAGGTAGGCTATGCGAGCCGCATGCAGGCTAATCTGAACAATTAAAAAATGTAGGCCTTACGGTGATTTCGCGATTTAAGTTACTATAAAACTGTCTAAATCATTTTAGGCTACCTAGAATGTTTGAGAGGTATTAACTTGACAACAGGTGAATTGATTTCCGTGACAAAAGATAATTTCAATCTGTTTTAAATGAATTATACTTGATATAATTTCTTATCCGTGCAGATAGCGGTAGTCTATATGCTAAAGTCCCTGTGGCAGAAAGAGATGGCAAGGCCAGGGAATGACATTTGTGCAGCCCACACACTGATGCATgttgaaacatttatttttttagaaTTTAAGAATTGTTTTATGAATGAGAATTTTTCAGATTTTAGGCCAAGTATGGTAATCAAATCATATAAAACGTATTTTCTTGATAAATGGCCTTGTCTTGATTCTGTCTGATAGGCGATCTTGCTTAGTCAAGATGTAGGTTTAGGCAATTTTTCTGTAGACCACTTTTTAAAATTCTGATTGGCTATAGCCTAATTTATCAACTATTTAATTTGGATACCATTTTGCTCTTTAATTCCtgttaggcctaggctacatcaaAGTTTTCAGCCCAGCACAATTGTAGCATCGGCTATAATGCTCATTGTTAAAATATGTTCAGATCGGATAAAATCTTAGTTGTCTGCTTTCCATAATGCATCTGTTGAATGAGCCGTATAATTCATAATAACCGAATTGTATTGTGGTGGATGGCTCTTTTCGGTCTTTTTCCTGGATGTAGCCCCATGCAAATAACCAAACCGCTCAACCTCGTGGACCTTTCAAAGGGTATGGTTATGGGCTCCTGCACTCAAATTTCTTCCATTCCAACTACGTTCCCATTATCATGACTGCATGGGGAAGCATTCGATAACAAAAATAGCAATGACTTCGGTCTTTCTATTGAAACTTGCATGTCTCGGGACCATAAATACAAAGGCCTATATTCACAAAATGTTCTTCGATTTTATGTACACTATCGCTTGTGCTGGTATATAGCATGAAAAGGGAATCTTTCCTGCTCGGGTCTGTTGAATTCCAGCTTATTGCAGGTAACTTGTATTTGTCTTAATGATGTTTTCATTTACTGTAACTTTTGAATGAATACCTGATCAATGTTAATTCAACCGGTAAAATTAGACTCAAATTGTTATGATAGATTGGTGTTCCATAACCTAATCGTTGGTGTAGCTATGGAAAACAGGATAATTACGGCGCTTCTTCACATGTTACaacatcatatatatatatatcctaggAAGCATAAGACAACCCCAAAATAGGTCAAAATCGTAGCCTATAGGAATTTATTTGCGTGTTATTACATTATTAGGCTACATCATTATAGAAATATCTATAGACATAACTTTCATATTATTAATCAAGTCCAAGGAATGTTCCATTTAGACTACATACTGTTTTGCACTAGCTCGTAAATTCAATATCACTTGTAATCAGATCAACATGTGCACCATAACTGATATAGCACAAAGCACGACAGACATTTTGATTGGGAAAGAACATAGGAGACACTCGAGCACTAATCAGAACAATCACCCTCAATGATATAGGCCTATGTTTGGAcgtcaaatcatatttttttgcATTCCAGCATTGACCGATGCTCTTAAGGTGACTGTGGCCTTCAGTAACTAACTATAGTGTGAATTCTGAACAATCTTTGAATTGTGTCAACGTTGTGCTATTTACTAGCTCTATAATGTTGCATCACCTCTCTATCCCCCATAAACGCACAGCCTACTTGCATATCAAACATTTTGAGATAATAAACAAAAAACGCAAGCAACTCTTTTGAGGTTATATTTGAAAAGATCCCGAACGTCTTGGAGTAGAGGGATGGCATATTTGCTATCAATGGGGCACTTGATGCATTCCGCCATCACTGGCTCAATAACATGAGAGAGATTTGGAGAGGTCAGTAAAGGGGTTCAGCGCTTAGAGTGAGGGCCCGGGTCCTGAACCGTTCCAGCTAACGCACCGGAGATGTAAGTGAAGCAAATGAGCTTGTGTGGAGTCCGTGCTTGTTAACCCAATTCAACAAAATGAAAAGCTATGATCTCAACTTTCATGTCACGGCGAGGGCAACAAGAAAGAAACAAGATGGATGGAAATTATTCACCGGAGTATTTTTGTAGCGAACACTGTTCGTCGGTTTCAGAATGTTGGACAATTGTGGTATATTCCTTTCTCAGGCGAAACACTTACAGAAGTGGAATCCCAGATCTTCGCAAAACAAATGGCAGCTGTATAAAGCTACGGGCCAGTGCTGCAAACTACCAAAGGCAACGCATCGTGTTGCAACAGCGTTCCATGTGCACCGGACGATGGAAAAGGCCCCCATGACCACAATCAACCTGTAGGCCTGCTCTCTTTGTTTGGGCAATGCCTTATGAACGATTCGTTCATTTCAATTACACCAAAAGCTGTGGGTATTGGCTCAACGGAGGGCCTAGGCTATGTTTGCCGATGACACTGTCTGACAATATTGTAAACAATGACAATATGTTTCAAAAGAGAAGTCACATTTACATATTAAGGTTCCACGGCAGGTGCACCGTTGCTATCGCTTGGAGGTAGGCTAGCCTATAAACACTATCAAAATAGGTTTTTGAGCATGCACGAGAAAAATCGCGTTGGTGGTCTGGAGAGTGCAGTGGTAGCCTAAATTAATAAATCAAGAATTGGAATATGAATTTATTTGATacagtggtgaaataagtatagtcTACTAATCTTCATTTTGACATTCAGAAGAAACGTCATGGCACGATAAAACGTCAGGCCTAGTCATTGCTTTGCAATCGAATGTCAGCTAGCCTGTCACCGAAGAATTATGGATAATAGGGAATTGTTTTAGCTTATTACGTATAAATATATTATCTCATAAacattttgtaatatttttaatTGATGTAACGGAAGCACTTCGGTAACTTGTAAAGAGCATTTTAAGCATTGCGAAGAAAAAGTTGTATTATAGACACCATTGATGCCTACTGTGCGCCATCTTTTCCAGAAAATTGTATAGGCTGTATACTCACTATATAAAGTACTGGCAGCATAATTACTACTATCCTACTGTAGCAAATAATACTATTATAGACTTATTATTAGAAGTAGATAGCAGATTTTTCTCAAGCTTTCGGCCCAAGAGCGACTTTAATTGATTGCTTCATTGTATTTAGATTTCGCCAATGTGAATTTCAGATTATTGCACCAAACTGTTTAATCTTCTTTCATGAGTAGCAGAGATGAAGTGATCAACGTGTGTGCCAAGCCTCCTCAGTCAAGACCCTCTCATCCACTCcagtattatttgtattttaatTCATGTTTCTTATTTTATAAATGAAATTATGCTTATATGTTTTAAGGGGGACGGGGGCTTTAGCATTGGACCAAGTGTGGATTTATAGTGTATTTATTAAAAGTGCGATTTGATTATCAAATGTGATCAAATAAATTATCGTACATAGGCCTAATACTTTAGATAGTTGGGAGGTATTTATTCTAGCagaataaatataaatatttatatatacacctTATATATACACCAAGAAATGTCGTGCATTATCAATGAACAAAACTGAAACTTTACGGTTCTAAGCAAATGTTCTTTGTGCATTTtaactcttttttttttaaatgtaaaaaataataatatttggaAGTGAAATTGGTCAAATGCCATAATCTTTTTGTAAACGGGTTTAACCCCCCTTAGTTTATCCTGTCCTTTGTTTTATTGTCGTTATTACAAATCTTGGAAGCGACTGACACGTTCCGTCTATTCAGTCGGTTATTTATTTGGGTCTGTTCCTCGAAAAGAGTGCCTTTTGCGTCccttttgatattttaagtagaaaccATGCACCAACATTTTATTTTAGAAACCTGTTATATTAACTGAAgtcccctttaatatagaccccaGAGCATTTTAATTAATCAGATTTGTTATATGAACAAAGGCTTGCTACAGTGCCCTCCGTCAACCCTgtgtcacttctaggaagattttaacccatttAATCCCCACATTGTAAAGTTTCTCCATccttgtaaagccctagttattttgttgctttgacaaagtcatttctgaagattattatttagTCTATTTCATATGATCAGTGAGTCATTGAAGTCTGTCCcgcattttaaggtcaaccctgtaaTGTGAACTAAACTCTAGATTTCAATCATATCCGCTTTAGCCGATATACGCATAGCTGATGTTGGAGGTGGAACtgcattagagctgtcaaatcccaCAAGCGGagattgccattggctgcacagaGAAGCATTAAGAGAAATCTCATGCAGCCTTACTTCCAAgtttgaacactggaatgtgagaagTCATCTACACCTTGATTAGGATGaaagaaatcctcattatttttGTTGAATGATTTTACAATTGGAGCGTAATTTTCTATAGCATACACTCTTTCTGAACGTCTAACAGTAGTGGGGTAGGTGTGGCTTAGCGAGAATGATCGctagagcagctgctcaccgatttgatgGCTCCAGCACAGTTCCACCGCTGACATCGCCAAACATCCGCTATGCTGGCTGTCTGCTATCGCaggttaacgcttgatctgattgaatctaggcctaataaaacatgttttttttttcaaaagaaacattgcaCATCTAATAgtgaaatcatagtgtaaaagcggTGAGCTAGTTCTACTATTTTATGGCCAGACAGGTCACCCGTGAAACAAATCAGTGTTAGACGTCCATACacgtctgaggacgtcgggagatatCATGGAaaccgtccactaggggcaacaatgagcactgttaccttcaagtaggtttcggtttttCTAGGGCGTTGTGGAACGGGGATGACGGACAGGAGTAAGGatcctctgattccaaaggttgcattttggaatccagcgatagaaagtcgtttttaaaatatttttgttttatcccaaaccttaacccttaccttaaccattcagagttaatgcctgaccttaataattctgagttaatgcctaaacttaaccttaacttaactgttatggtcaacccagttactttatttggcacttaaaaGGCACTTActgcagatatatatatatttttttttaccaagttacacttctcaaaaggcacagGAATAGTGGAACGACCAATTTGTTATTCATCCATATCAAAATCTTCATCCACCTGTGATCTCAAAAGAAAAATGAATGTTATAGGATATTGTATTTGAATTGCACCAGCAATCACTAAATAGCCTAGTAAGCTGTTAGACTAGTCGTACCAATGGTGATAATGATGACGATAGGCCCATAGCCTATATACAACTATACTGTGGCTATATAGCCAATCACAAGGCCATCTTTCTCAGGTGTTTCTATGACACACAAATCAATATCAGGTCCAATCACCTAAAGATCACACACATCAATTTGATGACATTCTATTGGCAAGCTTCCATAGTGACTTCAAAAGGAGGTAATATAGACCAATTTCCAGTTCTGGGTATTTCTCCATATAACCCTCCCCAGATGCTGGATACCAGACATCCCAGCCCAAATGCACAACAGCTCTTTGATAGTCTATGTTtagtctttttatttatttatttgacattttgaggcaaagcatcaatactgGTTTGATAGGGAATGTGGATATTTAATGTATTCTATACCACTTTCTTCAATGTCTTTGTTAAGCCAATAAATGGTTTATATTATAGAAAATATAAACGTATATGTGCGTATATAAACATGTTCTATTGTGATTCTTTCCCCTATTGCCAAAACAAATTGAGAGCTACTGTAGTGAAATTTTTATCCATTCTTATTCCTGCACATGTGGCTAGAAAACATCTGTACAAAACAAAGATCCAATGAATATGAATCTGCTGTCTATAATTAAAGGGCCACTTGGAAAGACATGAATATGCAAAGACATCCACCAAGAACAAGGAAGATGTTTGTATTCTGGGAAGAAGACCACTTCGCTGGACATGGCTGATCCTTGCCCTGGTGTATTGTGCATGCACTTGAAATTAACTGTGATTGTGCCTTTGATGTGAGTCATTGTATCATGCTGGCCAATTTAGAGTTTGCAGATACCGGGTGTAATATGACGGCTGTACACTACAGCCTCACACAGCTGAGCCATAGCCCATAGCATACTGTGAGGAGCATAAGAAGAGTCTGTAAGATTTACTTCTGTTCTATGGTAATATGTatattaaacaaaaatataaaagaaacatgcaacaatttcaaagattttactgagttacgttTCATATaaataaatcagtcaattgaaataaattcattaggccctgatctatggattccacatgacCGGGCAGGGTTGGAGGCATGGGTGGGCCTTGTAGGGCATagaatgacgttggaggcagcttgtggtagagaaatgaacattcaattctctggcaacagctctggtgtacgttcctgcagtcagcatgccaattgcacgctccctcaaaacttgagacatctgtgttgtgtgacaaaactgcacattttagtggccttttattgtccccaacacaaggtgcatctgtgtaatgactatgctgtttaatcagcttcttggtatgccacacctgccaggtggatggattatcttggcaagggagaaatgctcactaacaacaatgtaaatacatttgtgcacaaattttGAGAGAAGTAACCTTTTTGTGCTAATTGAACATTTCTGTGATTTTTTTAttacagctcatgaaacatgggatcaatactttacatgttgtgtttatatttttgttcagtgtaggatATACCCATTGACTCCTGAAGAATATACCTCATAAATGCCTTATGAGCATAGTACAACTTTATATGCTGATGATATAATAATTCTGTCACGTTGAATATAATGTAATATgtaatatgtatataatgtaatgATTATAATGTAATATGTAATACGATGGATATTATCACTATTTCAATCAAGTTATTCAGGCGTAGTACGACTTTCTGCCGCTTGATCTAATACACTGTAATAAAAAGCACAGTCACAAAGTGTCCAACAGCGAGTATAAAGATAAGTGGCACTTTGCAGTGTTGGTATCTCAATTAAATTGATTTTCTCTGGC
This region of Salvelinus alpinus chromosome 8, SLU_Salpinus.1, whole genome shotgun sequence genomic DNA includes:
- the LOC139583085 gene encoding homeobox protein Nkx-2.4-like, producing MSLSPKHSTPFSVTDILSPIEETYRKFGGMDSTGNLASSLGAYRQTQVSQPGIQQHSMCHNTGVASTYHMPHSVSQFSSAIGGYCNGSIGNMGDLPSYQDTMRNGAAATAWYSANTEPRYPTISRFMGASTGMNMTGMGTLAGMDPTKSMVTLHSAPRRKRRVLFSQAQVYELERRFKQQKYLSAPEREHLASMIHLTPTQVKIWFQNHRYKMKRQAKDKANQQIQQENGSVCPQQQSPRRVAVPVLVKDGKPCQNGSSIPTSGHQQVQQQQNVSGGAMTASGSAVVNHHNQQVNNPLSSEELEEMSPSSPILHSQINMSQTDAGLIEYTNNMVSSNLLYGRTW